From the Garra rufa chromosome 17, GarRuf1.0, whole genome shotgun sequence genome, one window contains:
- the flot1a gene encoding flotillin-1a has protein sequence MFYTCGPNEAMVVSGFCRSPPLMISGGRVFVFPCVQQIQRISLNTLTLNVKSDKVYTRHGVPISVTGIAQMKIQGQNKQMLAAACQMFLGKSEGEIAHIALETLEGHQRAIIAHLTVEEIYKDRKKFSEQVFKVASSDLVNMGISVVSYTLKDVHDDQDYLHSLGKARTAQVQKDARIGEAMNKRDAVIREANAIQEKVSAQYMNEIEMAKAQRDYELKKAVYDIEVFTKKAESEMAYQLQVAKTKQQIEEEKMQVMVVERSQQIMLQEQEITRKEKELEAKVKKPAEAERYRLEKLAAAERLQLIMEAEAEAESIKMKGEAEAYAVEARGRAEAEQMAKKAEAFQHYKEGAMVDMLLEKLPLMAEEISKPLSATNKVTMVSSGGSDIGAAKLTGEVLDIMTKLPETIEKLTGVSISQVARTG, from the exons ATGTTTTACACTTGCGGTCCCAATGAAGCAATGGTGGTGTCGG GTTTCTGCCGCTCTCCACCACTCATGATCTCTGGTGGGAGAGTGTTTGTTTTTCCATGCGTTCAGCAGATACAAAG GATCTCTTTGAACACACTGACGCTGAATGTAAAGAGTGATAAAGTTTACACACGTCATGGAGTACCCATCTCTGTCACTGGAATTGCACAG ATGAAGATTCAAGGGCAAAATAAGCAGATGTTGGCTGCAGCGTGTCAGATGTTTCTGGGAAAGTCAGAGGGTGAGATTGCCCACATTGCCTTGGAAACACTGGAGGGTCACCAGAGAGCCATCATTGCTCATCTGACTGTGGAG GAGATCTACAAAGACAGAAAGAAGTTCTCCGAGCAGGTGTTCAAGGTTGCTTCATCCGACCTTGTCAACATGGGCATCAGCGTGGTCAGCTACACGCTGAAAGACGTTCACGATGATCAG gactACCTACACTCTTTGGGAAAGGCCCGTACAGCACAAGTGCAGAAGGATGCACGAATTGGGGAAGCCATGAACAAAAGAGATGCAGTGATCAGG GAAGCCAATGCCATTCAGGAGAAGGTATCTGCTCAGTACATGAATGAGATCGAGATGGCTAAGGCACAGAGAGACTATGAGCTAAAAAAGGCTGTCTATGACATTGAGGTCTTCACCAAAAAAGCAGAGTCTGAAATGGCATATCAGCTCCAG GTGGCCAAGACAAAGCAGCAGATCGAGGAGGAGAAGATGCAGGTGATGGTGGTGGAGCGCTCGCAACAAATCATGCTGCAAGAACAGGAGATCACACGCAAGGAGAAAGAGCTAGAGGCCAAAGTCAAGAAACCAGCCGAGGCCGAACGATACCGGCTTGAGAAACTGGCGGCAGCCGAACG TCTTCAGCTAATCATGGAGGCAGAAGCTGAGGCCGAATCTATCAAA ATGAAAGGAGAGGCCGAAGCATACGCTGTGGAAGCTAGAGGTCGTGCCGAGGCCGAGCAGATGGCCAAAAAGGCTGAGGCCTTCCAGCACTACAAGGAAGGAGCTATGGTGGACATGCTGCTGGAGAAACTCCCACtg ATGGCAGAGGAGATCAGTAAGCCTCTGTCAGCTACCAATAAGGTCACAATGGTTTCCAGTGGAGGTTCAGATATTGGTGCAGCCAAGCTGACAGGTGAAGTGCTTGACATCATGACCAAATTGCCTGAAACCATTGAGAAGCTAACCGGCGTCAGCATTTCCCAG GTGGCCCGAACTGGTTGA